Proteins found in one Nostoc sp. NIES-3756 genomic segment:
- the psbA gene encoding photosystem II q(b) protein → MTTTLQQRQGANVWERFCNWITSTENRIYVGWFGVLMIPTLLAATTCFIIAFIAAPPVDIDGIREPVAGSLIYGNNIISGAVVPSSNAIGLHFYPIWEAASLDEWLYNGGPYQLVVFHFLIGCACYLGRQWELSYRLGMRPWICVAYSAPLASAAAVFLIYPIGQGSFSDGMPLGISGTFNFMIVFQAEHNILMHPFHMLGVAGVFGGSLFSAMHGSLVTSSLVRETTETESQNYGYKFGQEEETYNIVAAHGYFGRLIFQYASFNNSRQLHFFLAAWPVVGIWFTALGISTMAFNLNGFNFNQSIIDSQGRVINTWADIINRANLGMEVMHERNAHNFPLDLAASEVTPVALTAPAIHG, encoded by the coding sequence ATGACCACAACCTTACAACAGCGCCAAGGCGCAAACGTATGGGAACGGTTCTGCAACTGGATCACCAGCACCGAAAACCGCATTTATGTAGGTTGGTTTGGTGTATTGATGATTCCTACCTTGCTAGCCGCTACCACCTGCTTCATCATTGCCTTCATCGCCGCACCCCCCGTAGACATTGATGGTATCCGTGAACCCGTAGCAGGTTCCTTGATCTACGGAAACAACATCATCTCAGGTGCAGTTGTTCCATCCTCCAACGCAATTGGTTTACACTTCTACCCAATATGGGAAGCAGCATCCTTAGATGAGTGGTTGTACAACGGTGGCCCTTACCAATTGGTAGTATTCCACTTCCTCATCGGATGTGCTTGCTACTTAGGTCGCCAGTGGGAATTATCCTACCGCTTAGGTATGCGTCCTTGGATCTGCGTAGCATACTCTGCACCGCTAGCATCAGCAGCAGCAGTATTCTTGATCTACCCCATCGGACAAGGTTCCTTCTCAGATGGAATGCCCTTGGGTATTTCTGGTACATTCAACTTCATGATCGTGTTCCAAGCAGAACACAACATCCTCATGCACCCCTTCCACATGTTAGGTGTGGCTGGTGTATTCGGTGGTAGCTTGTTCTCTGCAATGCACGGAAGTTTGGTAACTTCTTCCTTGGTTCGTGAAACAACTGAAACCGAATCACAAAACTACGGTTACAAATTCGGACAAGAAGAAGAAACATACAACATCGTTGCAGCACACGGTTACTTCGGACGCTTGATCTTCCAATACGCTTCTTTCAACAACAGCCGCCAATTGCACTTCTTTCTAGCTGCATGGCCCGTTGTTGGTATCTGGTTTACCGCGTTGGGTATCAGCACAATGGCGTTCAACCTCAACGGTTTCAACTTCAACCAGTCCATCATCGACTCACAAGGTCGTGTGATCAATACCTGGGCTGACATCATCAACCGCGCTAACTTGGGTATGGAAGTCATGCACGAGCGTAACGCTCACAACTTCCCCTTAGATTTAGCTGCTAGCGAAGTTACTCCTGTTGCTTTAACCGCTCCTGCTATCCACGGTTAA
- a CDS encoding MBOAT family O-acyltransferase, translating into MNFISILYALFLLSALGIYWSVGRQQLRLWTLLIASLVFYASLSVPYIPLLLALTFINFRLGREIGKNTAPGQHNLNWQMSNEEWQFAQIDWNRRRLNILWLGIFLNVLLLLGFKYINSFLELTFNSTFSSSEYSWKIIAPLGISFFTFECIAYLIDVYRGAPATNNFLQFATYKLFFAKLISGPITRYHSLANQFNALQFPTADTISEALWLIARGAVKKGILADRLGIFVDLCFGNLQRAGSSDLWLATFAYGLQLYLDFNGYVDIARGTALLFGLVLPENFDFPYFTTSIAEFWRRWHITLGDWLRNYVYFPLGGSRQGLTRTCWNLFLVMLIAGIWHGSAWGFVVWGVYHGLALVVHRLTDVMSDRYEKLALFWENPLGVVVAWLLTQVMVFTSWIWFRLPNLQESSLVVQHLLGHNADAQFAQKVYVEALNTSQSQVSAILFSIVALMGITYVFKGRLKLEFNWPIKLVFVPLCLYAVWLFAPEGSLPYIYFDF; encoded by the coding sequence ATGAATTTTATATCTATTCTTTATGCTCTTTTTCTGTTGAGTGCGTTAGGTATTTATTGGTCTGTCGGTCGTCAGCAACTACGACTGTGGACGTTATTAATTGCCAGTTTAGTATTTTACGCATCTTTAAGCGTTCCATACATTCCACTGTTATTAGCACTCACATTTATTAACTTCCGCTTAGGTCGAGAAATTGGTAAAAATACTGCCCCAGGACAACATAATCTTAACTGGCAAATGTCTAATGAGGAATGGCAATTTGCTCAAATAGATTGGAACCGACGCAGGTTAAATATATTATGGCTTGGTATATTTTTAAATGTTTTGCTGCTGCTAGGATTTAAGTATATTAATAGTTTTTTAGAATTAACTTTTAATTCAACTTTTAGCTCGTCAGAATACTCTTGGAAAATTATAGCACCTTTAGGTATTTCCTTTTTTACTTTTGAATGTATTGCTTACTTAATAGATGTGTATCGTGGTGCGCCTGCAACCAATAATTTTCTACAATTTGCTACTTATAAACTATTTTTTGCTAAATTAATTTCCGGCCCAATCACACGCTATCACAGCCTAGCAAATCAATTTAACGCATTACAATTCCCTACTGCTGATACAATCTCAGAAGCATTATGGTTAATTGCTAGAGGTGCGGTAAAAAAAGGTATTTTGGCAGACCGCTTAGGAATCTTTGTTGACTTATGTTTTGGTAATTTACAACGTGCTGGTAGTAGTGATTTGTGGTTGGCTACATTCGCTTACGGCTTACAGTTGTATCTAGATTTTAATGGCTATGTAGATATCGCTCGTGGGACTGCTTTGCTATTTGGTTTAGTACTACCAGAAAACTTTGACTTTCCCTATTTCACTACTAGCATTGCCGAATTTTGGCGGCGTTGGCACATAACTTTAGGAGATTGGTTGCGTAATTATGTCTACTTTCCCTTGGGTGGTTCTCGTCAAGGCTTAACTCGCACTTGCTGGAATTTGTTTCTTGTCATGTTAATTGCCGGAATTTGGCATGGTTCAGCTTGGGGTTTCGTGGTTTGGGGCGTGTATCACGGTTTAGCTTTGGTAGTTCATCGCTTAACAGATGTGATGAGCGATCGCTATGAAAAATTAGCACTCTTTTGGGAAAATCCTTTAGGGGTAGTTGTAGCTTGGCTATTAACCCAAGTCATGGTTTTTACTTCTTGGATTTGGTTCCGTTTGCCTAACTTGCAAGAATCTTCCTTAGTCGTTCAGCATCTGTTGGGTCATAATGCAGATGCTCAATTTGCTCAAAAAGTCTACGTAGAAGCTTTGAATACTAGCCAATCTCAAGTTTCTGCCATCCTATTCTCAATAGTTGCCCTTATGGGTATCACATATGTCTTCAAAGGAAGGCTAAAACTAGAGTTCAACTGGCCTATCAAGCTTGTCTTTGTCCCTCTATGTCTCTATGCTGTTTGGTTGTTTGCGCCTGAAGGCAGTCTTCCTTACATTTACTTTGATTTTTAA
- a CDS encoding DUF1574 family protein encodes MKTVLLDSQKSLSQWVSQATGINTFGVKVRLRGNDLHILCEGLECPQRWRTLSDLLHALQQTNLDDLTSKEQPSIYQVFVYGRKRGEYRPQWCHKVHLNQLERHLEQVEQALLANEQKVPGGALILSNESLARRGDANAIARYLSETLSAMGVAVQVSVKQHQPNDGNSEVFNRLWIFCQSAYSPDPSLLAEPVAQKLRQLKLAGYRDAVIASQVSGETNPDWLLRIDLTPPEVMLKEWARWGDVQAIARLLTAAVSELLVKVQVSLQESTLHIFCEPSVEGSSVPDKITCVEKILAQLEAIAPQGIMGATVYGQKPNDQQPEWIDWLKLPASEHPALATPTFDLATSGDEPAIVFLLERLLNPDLDRHLKTGGLRVLLLRKGDLLHIMCDAPVCPSRKQVAPRVIQFLRQLNLAGTAGVRVYGRRAGNKEPFWHYGVDLVHRQRLVPEATPEFAATCEYVDELVTKEDDEPILRSDVTTEEVQNFVSEVAKDWITTASTTLKKWLLNSQLFTETGQPFNQATDVQGVKVALVWGTLGLLLTLQTDWVLGVIVTRTMPSKTQVASISQPSPVEQDSSWQYQDDQNQRTAFFASSSQSKGSAFNASGFTQEDKPKSLTAAPLREKATAAAILLAARSQMPSFNVRQLDEQLVLYRQRIAKNGKPADVLIIGSSRALRGVDPMALSKALALQGYPNVDVFNFGINGATAQVVDFVIRQVLQPSELPKVIIWADGSRAFNSGRDDLTFRAIANSPGYQQILQQAQTNPNSVEAKTPEKPAEEVKEKPKPEMNSYQAINSWLNQGLAAISPTYQNREQVQALLQNKIASLFIEKPKPESLITSTTDNNDDSSNLQAVDFDGFLALSVRFNPARYYQKHPKVTGNYDNDYKDFQVGGIQDAAFRDVLQFTQSQNISLVFVNMPLTAEYLDPVRKKYEQDFQQYMLGLATNPNFIYRDLSELWPKANDYFSDPSHLNRFGAYEVSKKLATDPMISWPTK; translated from the coding sequence ATGAAAACAGTACTCCTAGATAGCCAAAAATCCTTGTCGCAGTGGGTCAGCCAAGCAACGGGGATAAACACTTTCGGGGTGAAAGTCCGGTTACGGGGAAATGACCTTCATATTCTGTGTGAAGGTTTAGAGTGTCCTCAACGCTGGCGCACTCTCTCTGATTTGCTTCATGCACTACAGCAAACGAATTTAGACGACCTCACCAGCAAAGAACAACCCTCAATATACCAAGTATTTGTCTACGGGCGTAAACGAGGGGAGTACCGCCCCCAGTGGTGTCACAAAGTCCACTTAAACCAGTTGGAACGCCATTTGGAACAAGTGGAACAAGCGCTGTTAGCCAATGAGCAAAAAGTTCCTGGTGGGGCATTAATTCTATCAAATGAGAGTTTGGCTCGGCGGGGAGATGCTAACGCCATCGCTCGTTATTTAAGCGAAACCCTAAGTGCAATGGGTGTGGCGGTGCAGGTAAGTGTCAAGCAGCATCAGCCCAACGATGGCAATTCTGAGGTATTTAATCGGCTGTGGATATTTTGCCAATCTGCTTATAGTCCTGATCCTTCATTACTAGCAGAACCAGTAGCCCAGAAATTGCGCCAGTTGAAGTTGGCTGGCTACCGTGATGCTGTGATTGCTTCACAAGTTAGTGGTGAAACCAACCCTGACTGGCTGTTGAGGATTGACTTGACACCGCCAGAGGTGATGCTGAAAGAATGGGCGCGGTGGGGAGATGTCCAAGCGATCGCCCGCTTACTAACAGCCGCAGTATCCGAGTTACTAGTAAAGGTGCAAGTTTCCCTACAAGAGTCCACCTTACATATTTTTTGTGAACCCAGTGTTGAAGGTTCCTCAGTACCAGATAAAATAACCTGCGTTGAGAAAATTCTAGCGCAACTAGAAGCGATCGCCCCCCAAGGTATTATGGGGGCTACAGTTTACGGACAAAAACCCAACGATCAGCAGCCAGAGTGGATTGATTGGCTCAAGTTACCCGCCAGCGAACATCCAGCTTTGGCTACGCCTACCTTTGACTTGGCTACCTCTGGTGATGAACCTGCAATAGTTTTCTTACTAGAACGCCTACTCAACCCCGATTTAGATAGACACTTAAAAACAGGTGGTTTACGGGTACTGTTGCTACGCAAAGGCGATTTACTCCACATCATGTGTGATGCACCCGTTTGTCCCAGCCGTAAACAAGTAGCGCCTAGAGTCATTCAATTTTTACGCCAATTAAATTTGGCGGGTACTGCTGGAGTCAGGGTTTATGGTCGTCGTGCTGGCAATAAAGAACCCTTTTGGCATTATGGTGTAGATTTAGTCCACCGCCAGCGCCTCGTTCCTGAAGCCACACCAGAATTTGCTGCTACTTGCGAATACGTCGATGAGTTAGTCACTAAAGAGGACGACGAACCAATTTTGCGTTCTGATGTGACTACAGAGGAAGTACAAAACTTCGTCTCGGAAGTTGCGAAGGATTGGATCACAACCGCAAGTACTACTCTGAAAAAATGGCTTCTCAACAGCCAACTATTTACCGAAACTGGACAACCATTTAACCAAGCTACCGATGTTCAAGGTGTGAAAGTTGCTTTAGTTTGGGGAACCCTTGGTTTATTGCTGACTCTGCAAACTGATTGGGTTTTAGGGGTGATTGTCACTCGTACTATGCCAAGTAAGACACAGGTTGCTAGTATCTCCCAGCCGTCACCCGTAGAACAAGATTCATCTTGGCAATATCAGGATGACCAAAACCAGAGAACGGCATTTTTTGCCAGCAGTTCTCAGTCTAAAGGTAGTGCATTCAACGCTTCTGGCTTCACGCAAGAAGATAAACCCAAAAGCTTAACAGCCGCACCACTGAGAGAAAAAGCCACAGCCGCCGCTATTTTATTAGCAGCGCGATCGCAAATGCCTAGTTTTAACGTCAGACAATTAGACGAACAACTGGTGTTATATAGACAACGCATCGCCAAAAACGGCAAACCTGCGGATGTGTTAATTATCGGTTCTTCTCGCGCCTTGAGGGGAGTTGATCCAATGGCTTTGTCTAAAGCTTTGGCGCTGCAAGGTTATCCTAACGTTGATGTATTTAACTTTGGCATTAATGGTGCAACTGCTCAGGTTGTAGACTTTGTGATTCGCCAAGTCTTGCAACCATCAGAACTACCAAAAGTAATTATTTGGGCTGATGGTTCCCGCGCTTTTAATAGTGGACGGGACGACTTAACATTTAGAGCGATCGCCAATTCTCCAGGCTATCAACAAATTCTCCAGCAAGCCCAGACAAACCCTAACAGTGTAGAAGCAAAAACACCAGAAAAACCTGCTGAAGAAGTCAAAGAAAAACCCAAGCCAGAAATGAATAGTTATCAAGCTATCAATTCTTGGTTAAATCAAGGTTTAGCGGCTATTTCTCCCACCTATCAAAACCGGGAGCAAGTGCAAGCTTTATTGCAAAATAAAATAGCTTCACTATTTATTGAAAAGCCAAAACCTGAATCGCTCATAACATCGACAACAGATAATAACGACGACAGTAGTAATTTACAAGCTGTTGATTTTGATGGCTTCCTCGCTTTATCTGTGCGCTTCAATCCTGCCAGATACTATCAAAAACACCCCAAAGTAACAGGCAATTATGATAACGATTATAAAGACTTCCAAGTAGGAGGTATACAAGACGCAGCCTTCCGCGATGTTTTGCAATTTACCCAATCGCAAAATATTTCCTTAGTCTTTGTCAATATGCCTCTGACAGCAGAATATTTAGACCCAGTACGCAAAAAATACGAGCAGGATTTTCAGCAATATATGTTAGGTTTAGCCACCAATCCTAACTTTATTTATCGCGATTTAAGCGAACTCTGGCCAAAAGCCAATGATTATTTCTCCGATCCCAGCCACCTTAATCGTTTTGGTGCTTACGAAGTCTCGAAGAAACTAGCTACCGACCCGATGATTTCCTGGCCAACTAAGTAG
- the ppc gene encoding phosphoenolpyruvate carboxylase has translation MSSVLYSLSESANFYPASELFLRHRLQIVEELWETVLRQECGQNMVDLLRQLRDLCSPEGQATKDQAVSAVQLIEQLNINEAIRAARAFALYFQLINIIEQEFEQRQQLTRYSEIEAETATLDSSENITSSSNHNEDDVIFNRALGTDFLAKNWTHRGQNKQKGTFAALFPLLHKLNVPPQQIQRLISQLDVRLVFTAHPTEIVRHTIRDKQRQVVDLLQQLDAVETRTSNGGGYPWEGAEIREKLLEEIRLWWRTDELHQFKPTVLDEVDYALHYFQEVLFDGIPQLYKRFNYALKQTFSWLEPPSKDFCSFGSWVGSDRDGNPSVTPEITWQTACYQRKMVLERYIKSVKQLIELLSISMHWSDVLPDLLESLELDQSKLSEVYDALALRYRQEPYRLKLAYVLKRLENTRDRNLSLYNGETPTNEDSPMYRNGTEFLTELRLIQHNLTETGLSCRELDNLICQVEIFDFNLTKLDIRQESSRHSDALNEILEYLQILPQPYNELSEEERVAWLTKELQTRRPLISSELPFSDKTNDVIKTFRVVRSLQQEFGINICQTYIISMCRQVSDVLEVLLLAKEARLFDPAIAVGTIQVVPLFETVEDLQHSRSVMRQLFELPLYRALLAGGYAVLNGSQEIPPSPHLPLPISSTILTPDLQEVMLGYSDSNKDSGFLSSNWEIHKAQKSLQKIAEEYGVNLRIFHGRGGSVGRGGGPAHEAILAQPGHSINGRIKITEQGEVLASKYSLLDLALYNLETITTAVIQASLLRTGFDDIEPWNEIMEELAARSRQHYRNLIYEQPDFIDFFHQVTPIEEISQLQISSRPARRPSGKKDLSSLRAIPWVFSWTQTRFLLPSWYGVGTALQQFLLEEPEEHLKLMRYFYVKWPFFKMVVSKVEMTLAKVDMQMAGHYVQELSDPEDKPRFDKVFEQIANEYYLTRDLVLKITDHSRLLDGDPVLQRSVQLRNGTIVPLGFIQVSLLKRLRQSKNNTATSGVIHSRYSKGELLRGALLTINGIAAGMRNTG, from the coding sequence ATGAGTTCGGTTTTATACTCTTTATCTGAGTCTGCTAATTTCTACCCCGCATCGGAATTGTTTTTGCGCCATCGTCTGCAAATAGTAGAAGAGTTGTGGGAGACGGTGCTGCGGCAAGAATGCGGTCAAAACATGGTAGATTTATTGCGGCAATTGCGTGATTTGTGTTCCCCAGAAGGACAAGCGACAAAAGACCAAGCCGTTTCTGCTGTCCAGTTAATTGAACAGTTGAATATTAATGAAGCTATCCGGGCGGCGAGGGCGTTTGCTTTGTATTTTCAGCTCATCAACATCATAGAGCAAGAATTTGAACAAAGGCAGCAATTGACCCGCTATTCTGAGATAGAAGCCGAAACAGCCACTCTTGACTCTTCAGAAAACATTACTTCGTCATCAAACCATAACGAAGATGATGTAATTTTCAATCGCGCTTTAGGTACAGACTTTCTAGCCAAAAATTGGACTCATCGCGGACAAAACAAACAAAAAGGGACATTCGCTGCCCTATTTCCCCTGTTACATAAGTTGAATGTCCCACCCCAACAAATTCAACGCCTCATTTCCCAACTTGATGTCCGCCTAGTCTTTACCGCCCACCCGACAGAAATTGTCCGCCACACCATCCGCGATAAGCAACGCCAAGTAGTAGATTTGTTGCAACAACTGGATGCAGTGGAAACTCGTACCTCAAATGGCGGTGGTTATCCTTGGGAAGGGGCAGAAATTCGGGAGAAATTACTCGAAGAAATTCGCTTGTGGTGGCGGACAGATGAACTCCACCAATTCAAGCCGACTGTGTTGGATGAAGTAGATTATGCTTTGCACTACTTCCAAGAAGTTTTATTTGATGGCATTCCCCAACTGTATAAACGCTTTAATTATGCGTTGAAGCAAACATTCTCTTGGTTAGAACCACCAAGCAAAGATTTCTGTTCCTTTGGTTCCTGGGTAGGTTCTGACAGAGATGGAAACCCATCGGTAACGCCGGAAATTACTTGGCAGACTGCTTGCTATCAGCGAAAAATGGTGTTGGAGAGATATATCAAGTCTGTCAAGCAATTGATTGAATTGTTAAGTATCTCCATGCACTGGAGTGATGTGTTACCAGACTTACTGGAATCTCTGGAGTTAGACCAGTCCAAGTTAAGTGAAGTATACGACGCATTGGCGCTGAGATATCGCCAAGAACCCTATCGCCTCAAACTAGCTTACGTCTTGAAGCGGCTGGAAAATACCCGCGATCGCAATTTATCCTTATATAATGGCGAAACCCCCACCAACGAAGATAGCCCCATGTACCGCAACGGTACAGAATTTTTGACAGAATTACGGCTAATTCAGCATAACCTGACGGAAACGGGTTTAAGTTGTCGAGAATTGGATAATCTCATCTGTCAAGTCGAGATATTTGACTTTAACCTAACGAAATTAGATATTCGCCAAGAATCATCCAGACACTCAGACGCTTTAAACGAAATTCTGGAATACCTGCAAATATTACCCCAACCATACAACGAACTATCCGAAGAAGAACGAGTTGCTTGGCTAACCAAAGAACTGCAAACCCGCCGCCCCTTAATTTCCTCAGAGTTACCATTCTCCGACAAAACTAATGATGTCATTAAAACATTCCGCGTAGTGCGATCGCTACAACAAGAATTTGGCATTAATATCTGCCAAACCTACATCATTAGTATGTGTCGTCAGGTTAGTGATGTCTTAGAAGTGCTGCTACTCGCCAAAGAAGCCAGACTTTTTGACCCTGCGATCGCCGTCGGGACAATTCAGGTTGTACCATTATTTGAGACTGTCGAAGACTTGCAACATTCGCGTAGCGTCATGCGCCAGTTATTCGAGTTACCCTTATACCGCGCCTTACTAGCAGGAGGTTATGCAGTCCTTAACGGTAGCCAAGAAATTCCCCCATCGCCTCATCTCCCTCTCCCCATATCCTCAACTATCCTCACCCCCGATTTACAAGAAGTGATGCTGGGGTATTCTGACAGTAACAAAGACTCCGGCTTCTTAAGTAGCAACTGGGAAATTCACAAAGCCCAAAAATCCTTACAAAAAATTGCTGAAGAATATGGCGTGAATTTGCGAATTTTCCACGGACGGGGCGGTTCTGTGGGTAGAGGTGGTGGCCCAGCCCACGAAGCGATTTTGGCGCAACCAGGACACAGCATCAACGGGCGGATTAAGATTACCGAACAAGGGGAAGTATTAGCTTCTAAATATTCCCTGCTAGATTTAGCTTTGTACAACTTAGAAACCATCACCACGGCGGTAATTCAAGCCAGCCTGTTGCGCACAGGGTTTGATGATATCGAACCTTGGAACGAAATCATGGAAGAATTAGCCGCGCGATCGCGTCAACATTATCGTAATTTAATTTACGAACAACCTGATTTCATCGACTTCTTTCATCAAGTTACCCCCATCGAAGAAATTAGCCAACTGCAAATTAGTTCCCGTCCCGCCCGCCGTCCTTCTGGAAAGAAAGACTTAAGCAGCCTCCGCGCCATTCCTTGGGTATTTAGCTGGACACAAACCCGCTTCTTATTACCTTCCTGGTACGGTGTCGGTACAGCTTTGCAACAGTTTCTCTTGGAAGAACCAGAGGAACATCTAAAATTGATGCGTTACTTTTACGTCAAGTGGCCTTTCTTCAAGATGGTAGTTTCCAAAGTAGAAATGACCTTGGCAAAAGTAGATATGCAAATGGCTGGTCATTACGTACAGGAATTATCCGACCCTGAAGATAAACCCAGGTTTGATAAAGTATTTGAGCAAATTGCCAATGAGTATTATCTCACCAGAGATTTAGTTCTCAAAATCACCGACCACAGCCGCCTCTTAGATGGCGATCCTGTACTCCAGCGTTCTGTACAGTTACGCAACGGTACAATCGTTCCGTTAGGTTTTATTCAAGTATCCCTCCTAAAACGCCTCCGCCAGTCCAAGAACAATACTGCAACCTCTGGTGTCATCCACTCCCGTTACAGCAAAGGCGAGTTACTACGCGGCGCACTGTTAACCATTAATGGTATCGCTGCGGGGATGAGAAATACAGGTTGA
- the bioF gene encoding 8-amino-7-oxononanoate synthase — translation MTDPYAWLQNSLLTIHRADWYRSVQTIHGRAGATVILAGQEVINFASNDYLGLAGDERLIAAAVAATEEFGTGSTGSRLLSGHRELHRALEQAIASLKQTEDALVFSSGYLANIGAIAALVGKRDLILSDQYNHSSLKNGAILSGAMIIEYSHCDVTQLRNQLLQQRQNYRRCLILTDSVFSMDGDLCPLPELLDLAEEFSCMLLLDEAHATGVMGETGSGCVEYFGCTGRQLVQIGTLSKALGSLGGYVAGSHTLIDYLRNRAPSWIYTTALSPADTAAALAAINIVQQEPQHRMQLWQNVNYLKKLLQELPSLKLLPSESPILCFQLASATEALQVGKQLKQAGIFAPAIRPPTVPTSRIRISLMATHQTAHIERLVAVLAGLLSN, via the coding sequence ATGACTGACCCCTATGCTTGGTTACAAAATTCACTTTTAACCATTCATCGGGCAGACTGGTATCGTTCAGTACAAACAATACATGGTCGTGCAGGGGCAACTGTCATTCTAGCGGGGCAGGAAGTAATTAATTTTGCCAGTAATGATTATTTGGGATTGGCTGGGGATGAACGTTTGATTGCGGCTGCTGTGGCGGCTACTGAAGAATTTGGAACTGGTAGTACGGGTTCGAGATTACTCAGTGGACATAGGGAATTACATAGGGCATTGGAACAGGCGATCGCATCTTTAAAACAAACAGAAGATGCGTTGGTGTTTAGTTCAGGGTATCTTGCCAATATAGGAGCGATCGCAGCTTTAGTTGGTAAGCGTGATTTAATATTATCCGATCAATATAATCATTCCAGTTTAAAAAATGGGGCGATTCTCAGTGGAGCAATGATTATTGAATATTCCCACTGCGATGTCACCCAACTGAGAAACCAATTGCTTCAGCAAAGGCAAAACTATCGACGTTGTTTGATTTTGACAGATAGCGTCTTCAGTATGGATGGGGATTTATGCCCTTTACCAGAACTATTAGATTTGGCTGAAGAATTTAGCTGTATGCTGCTACTTGATGAAGCTCATGCTACCGGAGTCATGGGTGAAACTGGCTCTGGGTGTGTAGAATATTTTGGTTGTACAGGTAGGCAATTAGTTCAAATTGGTACTTTGAGTAAAGCCTTGGGTAGTTTGGGCGGATATGTAGCTGGAAGCCATACCTTAATTGACTATTTACGTAATCGCGCCCCTAGTTGGATTTACACAACAGCCTTATCACCCGCAGATACAGCCGCAGCCCTAGCAGCTATTAATATAGTTCAACAAGAACCACAACACCGGATGCAGTTGTGGCAAAACGTCAATTATTTAAAGAAATTATTACAGGAATTACCTAGCCTAAAATTATTACCATCAGAATCACCCATACTTTGTTTTCAGTTAGCTAGTGCAACTGAAGCACTACAAGTAGGCAAACAACTCAAACAAGCGGGAATTTTTGCCCCAGCTATTCGTCCTCCCACAGTTCCCACAAGCCGTATCAGAATATCCTTAATGGCAACTCATCAGACAGCACATATAGAAAGATTAGTTGCAGTATTGGCAGGATTGCTATCAAATTAA
- the ruvA gene encoding Holliday junction branch migration protein RuvA produces the protein MISYLKGIVAGIQNIGTNRVILTLEVNGMGYDLQVPQRLAKQLPTTGDLVQIFTHYQVREEVPLLYGFASPAERDLFRHLLSVSGVGAASAIALLDTLELPDLVQAIIAANVQILIQAPGVGKKIAERICLELKAKLIEWRKSAGFFVATEGPAPGILEEVQMTLFALGYTAHEVSHALHVVSEDIGLPKDAYVEDWIKQAIAHLSSSEQVSH, from the coding sequence ATGATTAGCTATCTTAAAGGTATAGTCGCCGGTATTCAAAACATAGGCACAAATCGCGTTATCCTCACTTTAGAAGTGAACGGGATGGGGTACGATTTGCAAGTTCCCCAACGCCTAGCCAAGCAATTACCCACAACCGGAGATTTAGTGCAAATCTTCACCCATTACCAAGTTCGGGAAGAAGTTCCCCTACTCTACGGTTTCGCCTCCCCAGCCGAACGTGATTTATTCCGCCATCTATTATCCGTTAGTGGTGTGGGTGCAGCTTCAGCGATCGCCCTCTTAGACACCCTGGAACTACCAGATTTAGTCCAAGCCATCATCGCTGCTAACGTTCAAATCCTCATTCAAGCCCCAGGTGTAGGCAAAAAAATCGCTGAACGCATCTGTTTGGAACTCAAAGCCAAACTCATCGAATGGCGCAAATCAGCAGGCTTCTTCGTGGCTACAGAAGGCCCAGCCCCAGGTATTCTCGAAGAAGTGCAAATGACCCTATTTGCCTTGGGATACACCGCCCATGAAGTCAGCCACGCCTTACACGTCGTCAGTGAAGATATCGGACTACCCAAAGATGCCTATGTAGAAGATTGGATCAAACAAGCGATCGCACATCTCAGCAGTAGTGAGCAAGTTAGTCATTAG